The DNA segment TCAATTTTAGAAACCATTGAAGAAGCCGTTTCTGAAGGCGAAAAAGTTACCCTCGTTGGATTTGGAACTTTTGAGCGCAGAAATCGCCAAGCCCGCGAAGGAAGAAACCCTCAAACCGGGAAACCTATTGCAATTCCTGCAACCACCGTTCCTGCTTTTAGCCCTGGAAAACTCTTTAAAGAACGAGTTGCCCCTTAGTCTCTCAGGGATAGGGTTTTAACAAACCGCAGGAGAGTTGACACGGAGAGGGGTGACGCGGTGAAGCGGCGAGACAATTTGTCTTCGAGTCCCCAAGTCCCCGTCTCCTCTATCAGATACAGCTATAGCCAGGAGTATTTAAGACATTGGTGAAGGGAAGCTGGGGGAGAGAGATGCTGTGAATTCAGACTGTCTTAACTGTTATGGCTACAGCTATAACAGATTGAAAAAAGAAAGAGTATTAAAACAACTGCGCGCTCTTCATCTGGGCGATTTTTTGTGCGTTTGCCGCTTCTCCGCAAGTACGCGGTGTCGGAAACAACTTCCCCGGATTGGCGAGTCCCTTCTCATTAAACGCCTCTCGCACATACTGCATCGTTTCCAAATCCACCTCATTAAACATCTGCGGCATATAACAATTTTTATCCGCACCGATGCCGTGTTCCCCGGAAATACTGCCCCCCGCTTGCACGCACAGCGTTAGGATTTCTCCCCCCACCTTTTCCACTTCCTCAAACGCGCCCTCTACCGACTCATCGTAGAGAATGAGAGGGTGCAAATTCCCGTCCCCCGCGTGAAACACATTGGCAATGGCATAGCCAGAACGCTCGCTTAACGCTTCAATTTCCTTGAGAACCCCAGCCAACTTCGTGCGAGGAATGACCCCATCTTGAACGAAATAATTAGGACTCATGTGTCCCGCCGCCGCAAACGCTGCTTTGCGTCCTTTCCACAGTTTCAATCGCGTTTCAGAATCGCTAGCAGTAGTGAGACTGCGCGCCCCCATTTCCTTACAAATTTTAGCAACGCGCTTTTTACCCGCCGCCACCTCAACTTGCAAACCGTCCAATTCCACCAACAAAATTGCCCCAGCATCGCGAGGATAGCATCCCGTCGCCACCACATCCTCAACAGCATTGATACTGAGGTTATCCATAATCTCCATACCAGCAGGAATAATCCCCGCACTGATAACTCCCGCAACTGCCGCACCTGCGGCTTCAATTGTTTCAAAATCTGCCAACAAAACGCAAATCGCTTCAGGAGTTTTGAGGATACGGAGGGTAATTTCCGTTGCGATGCCTAGGGTTCCTTCAGACCCAACAAAGACCCCCATCAGGTCATAACCGGGCATTTCAGGGATTTGTCCGCCAAAATCGACCACAGACCCGTCAGGAACGACGACTTTTACACCCAGAACGTGGTTGGTGGTTACACCGTATTTGAGGCAGTGTACGCCGCCGGAGTTTTCCGCGACATTGCCACCAATGGAGCAAATAATTTGACTGGAGGGATCCGGTGCGTAATAAAATCCTGCACCGCTAACGGTTTGCGTCACCCAATTGTTAATCACTCCCGGTTGTACGACAACTTGTTGATTGTCTAAGTCTACTTTGAGGATGCGGTTCATTCGGGCAGTGACAATCAGAACACAATCTTCAACGGGGAGTGCGCCGCCAGACAGTCCCGTTCCCGCACCTCTGGCAACCCAAGGAATGTCGTTATCGTGACAAATTTTCACGGCAGCGGCGACTTCTTCGGTGGTTTTGGGAAGAACCACTAAAGCGGGACGCTGGCGATAGGAGGCTAATCCGTCGCATTCATAGGTGAGGAGTTCTTCTTTGCGGCGAATGACCCCTTTTTTGCCGATCGCGCGATCGAATTGTTGGATAATGAGTTTCCAGTTGCGTCTTTGTTGTTGGGTCTGCATAGGGAAGAAATAAGTTTTTATGGGGTATTAATCATCTATTCAGGCTTTTGGGTTTTTTCCACTAACCAATATCCGAAATAAATTCCTAGAACGCTGGCAACCATGTCAAGCCAACTAAAATTACGGTTGGGCGATGTCATTTGCAGGATTTCTTCTGTTACGGCAAATATGCCAAACAACAAAGGCCATAGGGGAAATACTTGGCGAAACAACTTAATTTTACGATGTCTCAGGACTCGATGACCGAGATAAGTTGCGATGCCGTAGAGAACAAAATGTCCAATGGTGTCGTGGTGGGGAATTTCACCGAGAAAAGCGGGTAGGTTATCGCTATAAGCAAGAATGAGAATGAGGAGCAAAATCCCTGCATAAAAAATGGACAGGAAACCCCAGCGAGAAACCGACGGACGATGAGTCATGGATGCAGCGTTGAGAAATAGACTGACTCGATCGTAACAAACCCTGAGCGCGCGATCGCGCGTTTTCCAGAGTCCTCAAGCTTAAAATCTTGAAAATTCCTAGGTTGATATGGCTAATTCTTCAAATTCCCCAAAAGCTCATGATGCCGTTCTTGGCGGTCAATCTCCACCTCCTGTAGATGGTGTAACTTTGGGAGGAATAGAAGGGTTGCGACAGCGTTTTGCTGTTGGAAATTGCGAACAAAAAATTAAAATGCTCCCCACTGCACTCAACTACGGGGAAGCAGGAATTGATTTTCTAATTGAAGTTTTAAACGATCCCACATTAAGAGTGAGAGCAACAGCTTATAACGTATTACAAGATGCCGATATAGAACAAGCGAAAAGTGAAATTTTACAGGGATTTTTATTGCATCAAGGAGATCGAATTTACAGTGTCTATGAATCTTATCTATTTTACAATGATTGGTGCTACGATCTTATAACTTATGCAGAAAGAATTGACTATATATATGGTTTTCCTGTCCCTTTTGTCCCTTGCCTCTCTCGTCATATCTTTCGATCTAGTGCAGAGATCGCGGCAAAATTACATCATGATTGGAGAGCAATTCAAGAAGATATTTGTTCGTACTTTACTCAGATTGGTTGGGACGATTCTTCTGATTGGAGAAGGGAATTCAACATTATTGAATGGTGCAAAAACAACAATATTTTAATTCGCTTGCCTCAAGAAGAAAAAGCAAATTTTAAAACAAGGCTGATGGATGCTGGCTATGCAAATGATTTAAGTAACTGCACTTTAAATGAAGAAATGGAATTTCTTCTGCAAGAGTTAATGCGATTTGATGAACGTGAAGAAGAAAAAATATCTCATTTAAATGACGATCTCGAAGAAATAGAATGGGAAATTAGACATGAGCTAGAAACAAAAACAATAAGATTTCTACAAGTGAGTCAGTGCTACGAGTTATTAAGCCAGCTTTGGCTTGATGCGATTGGACAACTTACCTTTATTCACGAAGAAACTATCGAAGAAGAGATTTATATTATTCCCACAGGAAAACTCTAATAACCCAACTTGAGAATATCGAGATTATATCGCCTCGAAAAAGCGCTAATTTCATGGCATTCGCTTCCACTTGGCCAGTCTCAGGGACGGAACACCTGTTGAATGGGTTTTTCTCCTGCGAGCAGCTCATGATAACCGGGGACTGCAAGCATTGGCTCTCAATTACCCTAGGGGTATTACACTTTTGAGCGAGCTTTTTTGTAATCAGCAAATTGAGTTAATATTACAATCTGTAAACAATGTCGGAGAGGAAGAACGAGACTTTTGTAACCTTTCATCGCCGAACGTTATCCAGTTTTTACATATCTAACATTCTCGCAAAACTTGGCTTGTAAATCAGTTGGCATCCGTTTTAATAGGTTCAGATCGCCCCGATGCGATCGCGCGGTCGGTTATTCTCCGTGTGAGTTTGCTGAGGGGAGTGCAATTGAATGCCCTTTATTATCGGCTAAACGAAAAATGAGCGATCGCCAAGACGAACATGAATTGTCGCGAGAATTCCGCCAGGAACGCTCGGTTCGCCGCGTTGTTGATGTTATCGAAACTAAGCGCAAGCGCATACGGGACGACCTAGAACAACTCATTTGCCATATTTCTCTTCTCGTTCCTTGTACGGGTGCAAATTGCTTCTCGGAGCAAACTTACGGAGCGATTGAAGATGCCGCTCACCGCCTGGGAGATGATGCGTTTGCCCAATTATTACTACAGGTGTTGCAAGAGGGACGCTAGTGCTTTATCAACCCCGATCTTGTGCGTTGAGGCTGGCACGGGGACGGGGGGACGGGGGGATTTTTTGACCTACAAATTGAAAACTGACAGACCACTGGGTTATCAGCGCTTGACGGCTCTCGTCCACCTCAAGTAAATATTTTCATCCATTATTCAGGAAATTGGTTTATCCTAGACACAGTGGAAGTTTACAGAACTTCACAAAGTCTTGTGCGAAACCAAACCCATGAAATGTATTATTAACCGTCGGGCGCAGTTCTCTGCGAGTCATCGCTATTGGCTGCCCGAACTGACTGAAGCTGAAAATCAAGCAAAATTTGGGACGGGGAGCAATTTTCCCGGTCACG comes from the Lusitaniella coriacea LEGE 07157 genome and includes:
- a CDS encoding HU family DNA-binding protein translates to MNKGELVDAIASKVDGIPKKQIDSILASILETIEEAVSEGEKVTLVGFGTFERRNRQAREGRNPQTGKPIAIPATTVPAFSPGKLFKERVAP
- the glcD gene encoding glycolate oxidase subunit GlcD produces the protein MQTQQQRRNWKLIIQQFDRAIGKKGVIRRKEELLTYECDGLASYRQRPALVVLPKTTEEVAAAVKICHDNDIPWVARGAGTGLSGGALPVEDCVLIVTARMNRILKVDLDNQQVVVQPGVINNWVTQTVSGAGFYYAPDPSSQIICSIGGNVAENSGGVHCLKYGVTTNHVLGVKVVVPDGSVVDFGGQIPEMPGYDLMGVFVGSEGTLGIATEITLRILKTPEAICVLLADFETIEAAGAAVAGVISAGIIPAGMEIMDNLSINAVEDVVATGCYPRDAGAILLVELDGLQVEVAAGKKRVAKICKEMGARSLTTASDSETRLKLWKGRKAAFAAAGHMSPNYFVQDGVIPRTKLAGVLKEIEALSERSGYAIANVFHAGDGNLHPLILYDESVEGAFEEVEKVGGEILTLCVQAGGSISGEHGIGADKNCYMPQMFNEVDLETMQYVREAFNEKGLANPGKLFPTPRTCGEAANAQKIAQMKSAQLF
- a CDS encoding VanZ family protein → MTHRPSVSRWGFLSIFYAGILLLILILAYSDNLPAFLGEIPHHDTIGHFVLYGIATYLGHRVLRHRKIKLFRQVFPLWPLLFGIFAVTEEILQMTSPNRNFSWLDMVASVLGIYFGYWLVEKTQKPE